A single genomic interval of Cucumis sativus cultivar 9930 chromosome 5, Cucumber_9930_V3, whole genome shotgun sequence harbors:
- the LOC101222140 gene encoding acyl transferase 4 produces MDCSNCKMNVKRCKPSLVKPCGETPSTILHLSPIDSLPVLRCNARTLHVFRDSPSAEVSPANIVREALSKALVPYYPLAGRFKPQTYPLQLDCSNQENGVLFVEASSDSTLDSLMYLDDLSSIPFHLLLPEEHESESEAEAEALVKMQITEFACGGFVIGLIFCHSICDGLGAAQFLKAVGEFARGIDQAPTIKPTWDRDFFPNPPQNALINHQIAIPIPPPPLPEYSLQHTNIDIPIDRINALKKQFQESTGITCSTFEIVAACFWRSRTRAVYEASGDDNQEIKLVFFANCRQMVEPPLPKGFYGNCFFPVRISSWSKGIGEMPIYEVVKLIQEAKSSVGREFGEYIAQKTRESELVSDPFAPPLEYSTLFISEWGRLGFNDVDYGFGPPVHVVPIQGSAVIPVGIVGSLPLPRKGIRLMTWCVQEPHRLSFLHQISQLLFL; encoded by the coding sequence ATGGATTGTAGTAATTGCAAGATGAATGTAAAGAGATGCAAGCCCAGTTTGGTTAAGCCTTGTGGAGAAACTCCTTCAACCATTCTTCATTTATCCCCAATTGACAGCCTCCCTGTGTTGAGATGCAATGCTCGTACTCTCCATGTGTTTAGAGATTCCCCTTCTGCTGAAGTTTCCCCTGCCAACATTGTTAGAGAAGCATTATCAAAAGCTTTGGTTCCTTACTACCCTCTTGCTGGACGCTTTAAACCACAAACTTACCCTCTTCAACTTGACTGCTCTAACCAAGAAAATGGAGTTTTGTTCGTGGAAGCCTCTTCAGACTCAACCCTTGATTCCCTTATGTATTTGGATGATCTTAGTTCGATTccctttcatcttcttcttcctgaGGAACATGAATCTGAATCAGAAGCAGAAGCAGAAGCGCTTGTGAAGATGCAGATCACGGAGTTTGCTTGTGGAGGGTTTGTGATTGGTTTGATTTTCTGCCATAGTATCTGTGATGGCCTTGGAGCTGCCCAATTCTTGAAGGCTGTGGGGGAATTCGCTAGAGGAATTGACCAAGCTCCCACCATTAAGCCTACATGGGATAGAGATTTCTTTCCTAATCCTCCTCAAAATGCCCTAATTAATCATCAAATTGCAATTCCTATCCCTCCCCCACCCCTGCCCGAATACAGCCTACAACACACCAACATCGATATTCCCATAGATCGAATAAACGCACTAAAAAAACAGTTTCAAGAATCAACAGGAATTACCTGCTCCACCTTTGAAATTGTGGCAGCGTGTTTTTGGAGGAGTAGAACACGGGCGGTTTACGAGGCTTCCGGTGACGACAATCAAGAAATAAAGCTAGTTTTCTTCGCGAACTGCCGGCAAATGGTGGAGCCGCCGCTGCCAAAAGGGTTTTACGGCAACTGCTTCTTTCCAGTGCGAATCAGCAGTTGGAGTAAGGGAATTGGGGAGATGCCCATTTACGAAGTGGTGAAGCTGATACAAGAAGCGAAGAGCAGTGTGGGAAGGGAATTTGGAGAGTACATAGCACAGAAGACGAGGGAATCGGAATTGGTATCGGACCCGTTTGCTCCGCCACTTGAGTACTCTACACTGTTCATATCGGAATGGGGAAGGCTTGGATTCAACGATGTGGACTATGGGTTTGGACCACCGGTGCATGTGGTTCCGATTCAAGGCTCGGCAGTAATACCCGTGGGAATCGTGGGCTCGCTTCCGTTGCCAAGAAAAGGCATTCGTCTGATGACATGGTGCGTTCAAGAGCCCCATCGCCTCTCCTTTCTTCACCAAATCTCTCAACTCCTTTTCCTTTGA
- the LOC101221745 gene encoding uncharacterized protein LOC101221745 codes for MRINRGTIRLVEQVRTLALHCRNDSSGITKNPLLSLPSDPLSSLSLRFYSKGEVQSQQLSMELIKIMEQRLTAIELRNTFLLNIINRPEAPPAEYAKANKELKKLRDTMNLITELRSKQKEINGLRTLMEESSEDRDMFDMATEELEQAVEEEKRLQQFLLKSLLPRDDADERDSILEVRAGTGGDEASLFAMDIFKMYERYAQKKGWKFEVVDITESDLKGYKEAIAAISGAGVYGRLKFESGIHRVQRVPVTEKAGRVHTSAISVAILPQADEVDVELKNEDLRIDTFRSGGSGGQHANTTNSAVRVIHVPTGLTVTIQDERSQHMNKAKALKLICAKLYEMERRRIQSSRSKLRSEQIGSGDRSERIRTYNFPQGRVTDHRVGITDHSIEEVMQGENLDIFVDALLLQQEMDAIASFTSSSSS; via the exons ATGAGAATCAATCGAGGAACTATACGGCTTGTTGAACAAGTCCGAACACTTGCCCTACACTGCCGCAATGATTCTTCAGGCATTACTAAAAATCCGTTACTTTCATTACCATCTGAtcctctttcttctctatCTCTCCGTTTCTATTCTAAAG gGGAAGTTCAATCGCAGCAGCTATCAATGGAGCTTATCAAGATAATGGAACAAAGGTTGACGGCTATTGAGCTCAGAAACacttttcttctaaatatAATCAATCGG CCAGAAGCCCCACCAGCCGAGTACGCAAAGGCTAACAAGGAGCTTAAAAAACTCAGAGATACGATGAATCTAATAACTGAGTTGAGGTCTAAACAGAAG GAAATTAATGGTTTGAGAACGCTGATGGAGGAATCCTCAGAGGATAGAGATATGTTTGATATGGCTACCGAGGAATTGGAACAAGcagttgaagaagagaaaagattaCAGCAGTTCTTGCTCAAGTCATTACTTCCCAGAGATGATGCTGATGAGAGGGATTCCATCCTGGAGGTGAGAGCAG GAACTGGTGGAGATGAAGCTTCTTTGTTTGCCATGGATATATTCAAAAT GTATGAGAGATACGCACAGAAGAAAGGCTGGAAGTTTGAGGTGGTAGACATAACAGAATCAGATCTAAAAGGATATAAG GAAGCCATTGCTGCGATATCAGGTGCTGGGGTGTATGGAAGACTTAAATTTGAGAGTGGAATTCACCGAGTACAG CGAGTTCCTGTGACAGAGAAAGCTGGACGAGTTCACACGAGTGCTATTTCTGTAGCCATTCTCCCTCAAGCAGACGAG GTAGATGTAGAGTTGAAGAACGAGGACCTAAGAATAGATACGTTCAGATCAGGCGGTTCAGGAGGTCAGCATGCAAATACCACAAATAGTGCTGTTAGAGTGATTCACGTTCCAACTGGGTTGACTGTGACCATACAAGACGAGCGATCCCAACATATG AACAAAGCAAAGGCGCTTAAATTAATATGTGCAAAGCTATACGAAATGGAACGACGTAGAATCCAGAGCAGTCGATCGAAACTTCGATCAGAACAG ATTGGTAGTGGGGACAGATCGGAACGCATCCGCACATACAACTTTCCGCAGGGGCGGGTAACAGATCATCGAGTAGGCATTACCGACCACTCAATTGAGGAGGTAATGCAGGGGGAGAATCTGGATATATTCGTGGACGCTCTGTTATTGCAACAGGAAATGGATGCAATTGCATCcttcacttcttcttcttcttcgtag
- the LOC101221514 gene encoding uncharacterized protein LOC101221514, whose product MQGDEARTLLGFSPGSRPSSSQVKEAYKRMVWDTHPDLFPAHQKPQAESKFKLISEAYSCLLSGSRNGDSHSATYERVVRRGVPVSHGGRRNHALIKLPFLLLILGTVSLGGLNVSRAYKKQKETYPSHNPFLP is encoded by the exons atgcAGGGCGACGAAGCCAGAACCTTGCTTGGGTTCTCTCCTGGTTCCCGTCCGTCTTCTTCCCAG GTTAAAGAAGCTTACAAGAGGATGGTGTGGGATACTCATCCTGACCTCTTCCCTGCTCATCAAAAGCCTCAGGCCGAGTCTAAATTCAAACTg ATTTCCGAAGCTTATTCATGCCTTCTATCCG GTTCCAGAAATGGAGATTCACATTCAG CTACATATGAAAGAGTTGTTAGAAGGGGAGTTCCTGTTTCAcatggaggaagaagaaaccaTGCTTTAATCAAACTTCCATTTCTGTTACTCATTCTGGGGACTGTGTCACTGGGAGGACTAAATGTTTCGAG GGCTTACAAGAAGCAGAAGGAAACGTATCCTTCTCACAATCCTTTTCTTCCTTGA
- the LOC101220807 gene encoding tricalbin-3 — translation MITHFPFPTFDFSNSFSQHCPCNNFTAFVPFSRKSRKPFSSTLTFRRRWFLVCSLSPDGVTSNFDLEFATSARRGVRNFVVNRISNELEGEEFSQEESSVQVGSNFTGFQEDPIVDKLRTQLGAIHPIPSPPINRNIVGLFVFFFFVGVAFDKLWTFRKRSKSRNNDGRLGTWPQVPTSFSSFLEKDLQRKESVEWVNMVLGKLWKVYRPGIEDWLVGLLQPVIDNLKKPDYVERVEIKQFSLGEEPLSVRNVERRTSRRANDLQYQIGLRYTGGARMLLMLSLKFGIIPIVVPVVVRDFDIDGELWVKLRLIPTEPWVGAVSWAFVSLPKIKFELSPFRLFNLMAIPVLSMFLTKLLTEDLPKLFVRPKKIVLDFQKGKAVGPVPDEVKSGVMQEGNNDFVGELSVTLVDARKLSYLFYGKTDPYVVLSLGDQTIRSKKNSQTTVIGPPGEPIWNQDFHMLVANPRKQKLYIQVKDSLGFADLTIGNAEVDLGSLQDTVPTDTIVVLREGWGLFRNRSSGEVLVRLTYKAYVEDEEDDKAASDALDIDISDDDESSDTDEPNGVYEESENDGVKATGKESFMDVLAALIVSEEFLGIVASDALNTKLQNDPTISTSSGTTNSRSRDTAIDNKPTVSSNGSGGLADSALFWLTVITSISVLIAINIGGSSFFNP, via the exons ATGATTACACACTTCCCATTTCCGACCTTTGATTTCTCCAATTCCTTCTCTCAACATTGCCCATGTAACAATTTCACTGCCTTCGTCCCTTTTTCCAGAAAATCCAGAAAACCCTTTTCATCTACTCTTACTTTCCGACGGAGATGGTTCTTGGTTTGTTCTCTTTCTCCAGATGGTGTTACTAGCAACTTTGATTTAGAATTTGCAACTTCTGCGAGAAGGGGTGTTAGAAATTTTGTAGTTAATCGTATTAGTAATGAACTGGAAGGGGAAGAATTCTCCCAGGAGGAGTCTTCTGTGCAAGTGGGGTCCAATTTTACTGGTTTTCAAGAGGATCCTATTGTTGATAAGTTAAGGACTCAATTAGGAGCCATACACCCTATTCCTTCGCCTCCTATTAATCGGAATATTGTTGGacttttcgttttctttttctttgttggaGTCGCTTTTGACAAGTTATGGACATTTAGGAAGAGAAGTAAATCTAGAAATAATGATGGGCGTCTTGGTACATGGCCTCAGGTGCCTACTAGTTTCTCTTCGTTTTTGGAGAAGGATTTACAAAGGAAGGAGTCGGTGGAGTGGGTCAATATGGTGTTGGGTAAATTGTGGAAAGTATATAGACCTGGTATTGAGGATTGGCTTGTTGGGTTGTTGCAACCTGTTATTGATAATTTGAAGAAACCTGATTATGTGGAGAGAGTGGAAATCAAGCAGTTTTCGTTGGGGGAAGAACCATTGTCAGTTAGGAATGTTGAGCGGAGAACGTCCCGTCGAGCCAATGATTTGCA GTACCAAATAGGTCTGCGGTATACTGGTGGTGCTCGTATGTTATTAATGCTTTCACTAAAATTTGGCATCATCCCCATTGTTGTTCCAGTTGTTGTCCGAGATTTTGACATAGATGGTGAATTATGGGTCAAGTTACGGCTAATTCCCACTGAACCTTGGGTAGGTGCCGTTTCATGGGCATTTGTTTCACTACCGAAGATCAAATTTGAGTTGTCACCGTTCCGCTTGTTCAATTTAATGg CCATTCCTGTTCTCTCCAT GTTTTTGACAAAACTTCTCACTGAGGACTTACCTAAATTATTTGTGCGTCCGAAGAAGATAGTTCTAGATTTCCAGAAAGGAAAAGCAGTTGGACCCGTTCCAGATGAGGTTAAATCAGGAGTCATGCAGGAAGGGAATAATGATTTTGTTGGGGAACTTTCAGTAACCCTTGTAGATGCTCGGAAgctttcttatttgttttatg GAAAAACAGACCCATACGTCGTTTTAAGCTTGGGCGATCAGACAATACGTAGCAAAAAGAACAGCCAAACCACTGTGATTGGACCGCCTGGTGAGCCAATCTGGAATCAG GATTTTCATATGCTTGTTGCAAATCCTAGGAAACAGAAATTGTATATCCAAGTGAAAGACTCTCTTGGATTTGCAGATTTGACCATTGGTAATGCAGAG GTTGACCTTGGTTCTCTCCAAGATACCGTGCCAACAGATACAATTGTTGTTTTAAGGGAAGGTTGGGGACTCTTCAGAAACAGGTCTTCTGGAGAAGTACTCGTGAGATTGACGTACAAAGCATATGTTGAGGACGAAGAAGATGACAAGGCTGCATCAGATGCCTTGGATATAGATATCTCAGATGATGACGAGTCGTCTGATACTGATGAACCAAATGGTGTTTATGAGGAGAGTGAAAACGACGGAGTGAAAGCAACCGGCAAGGAATCGTTTATGGATGTACTAGCCGCTTTGATAGTGAGCGAAGAATTTCTGGGAATAGTGGCATCTGATGCATTAAATACGAAGCTTCAAAATGATCCCACCATCTCTACTAGCTCAGGGACAACGAATTCGAGATCTCGTGATACAGCTATAGACAACAAACCCACGGTTTCAAGCAACGGATCTGGAGGTTTAGCCG ATTCAGCGTTGTTTTGGCTTACTGTGATCACAAGTATCTCTGTGCTCATTGCTATCAACATTGGTGGTTCGAGTTTCTTCAATCCATGA
- the LOC101221039 gene encoding 60S ribosomal protein L3-2 — MSHRKFEHPRHGSLGFLPRKRASRHRGKVKAFPRDDSSKPCRLTAFLGYKAGMTHIVREVEKPGSKLHKKETCEAVTIIEAPPMVVVGVVGYIRTPRGLRSFKTVWAQHLSEEVKRRFYKNWCMSKKKAFTKYSKKYETEDGKKDIQSQLDSLRKHSTVIRVLAHSQIRKMQGLKQKKAHLMEIQVNGGDVPKKVDYAYSLFEKQVPVDAIFQKDEMIDIIGVTKGKGYEGVVTRWGVTRLPRKTHRGLRKVACIGAWHPARVSFTVARAGQNGYHHRTEMNKKVYKIGKTGQDSHSAMTEFDRTEKDITPIGGFPHYGIVKEDYLMIKGGCAGPKKRVVTLRQSLIKQTSRVAMEEIKLKFIDTSSKFGHGRFQTTQEKARFYGRVK; from the exons ATGTCTCACCGCAAGTTTGAGCACCCAAGACATGGCTCCTTAGGGTTTCTTCCAAGGAAGAGAGCTTCTCGGCATAGAGGAAAAG TGAAGGCGTTTCCTAGAGATGATTCATCAAAGCCTTGTAGGTTGACTGCTTTCCTTGGATACAAGGCTGGGATGACCCATATAGTCAGAGAAGTCGAAAAACCTGGTTCAA AGCTACACAAGAAAGAAACATGTGAAGCTGTGACAATTATAGAGGCTCCCCCCATGGTGGTTGTTGGGGTTGTTGGCTACATCAGAACTCCCCGAGGTTTACGTTCATTTAAAACTGTGTGGGCTCAACACTTGAGCGAGGAGGTAAAGAGGCGATTTTACAAGAACTGGTGCATGTCAAAGAAAAAGGCTTTCACCAAGTACTCGAAGAAGTACGAGACTGAAGATGGTAAGAAAGATATTCAGTCACAGTTGGACAGTTTGAGGAAACACAGCACTGTAATTCGTGTTCTTGCCCATTCACAG ATAAGAAAGATGCAGGGACTAAAGCAAAAGAAAGCCCACTTAATGGAAATTCAAGTGAATGGCGGAGATGTCCCTAAGAAGGTTGATTATGCATATAGTTTGTTTGAGAAGCAGGTCCCTGTTGATGCCATTTTCCAAAAGGATGAGATGATTGATATCATTGGAGTAACAAAGGGTAAAGGCTATGAAGGTGTTGTGACCCGTTGGGGTGTCACTCGCTTGCCCCGCAAGACCCATCGTGGCCTTCGGAAAGTAGCTTGTATTGGTGCTTGGCATCCAGCTAGAGTGTCGTTCACAGTTGCCAGGGCAGGACAGAATGGTTATCATCACCGCAcagaaatgaacaaaaaagtttataagaTTGGGAAAACTGGACAGGATTCTCACTCCGCCATGACCGAATTTGATAG GACTGAGAAGGATATAACTCCAATTGGTGGATTCCCTCACTATGGTATCGTCAAAGAGGATTACTTGATGATCAAGGGCGGTTGTGCAGGTCCAAAGAAGCGTGTGGTCACATTGAGGCAGTCACTGATCAAGCAAACATCTAGAGTTGCTATGGAGGAAATCAAACTGAAGTTCATCGATACATCGTCCAAGTTCGGCCACGGACGGTTCCAGACAACACAGGAGAAGGCTAGGTTTTATGGACGAGTCAAGTAG